A single region of the Chitinivorax sp. B genome encodes:
- a CDS encoding PrkA family serine protein kinase, with amino-acid sequence MDIFENYAARYEKTREEEYSLKEYLEICKRDKLAYATSAERMLAAIGEPELTDTRNDTRLSRIFANKVIKVYPAFREFYGMEEVIEQVVAYFRHAAQGLEEKKQILYLLGPVGGGKSSIAEKLKYLMEKVPFYCIKGSPVNESPLGLFSEDEDGPILEEDYGIPRRYLKTIMSPWAVKRLHEFNGDINQFRVVKRYPSVLKQIAVSKTEPGDENNQDISSLVGKVDIRKLEEYAQDDPDAYSYSGGLCLANQGLMEFVEMFKAPIKVLHPLLTATQESNFKGTEGFGAIPFDGIVLAHSNESEWKQFKNNRNNEAFLDRIYIVKVPYCLRVSEEVKIYEKLVRNSSLSKAPCAPGTLKMMAQFAVLSRLKEPENSSVYSKMQVYDGENLKDTDPKAKSMQEYRDYAGVDEGMNGLSTRFAFKILSKVFNFDHTEVAANPVHLLYVLEQQVEREQFPPESEQKYMAYIKEYLAQRYVEFIGKEIQTAYLESYSEYGQNIFDRYVTFADFWIQDQEFRDPDTGESFDRNSLNNELEKIEKPAGISNPKDFRNEIVNFVLRARAQNGGKNPTWTSYEKLRTVIEKKMFSNTEELLPVISFNAKASAEDAKKHQDFVDRMVDKGYTAKQVRLLCEWYLRVRKSS; translated from the coding sequence ATGGACATCTTTGAGAACTACGCAGCACGTTACGAAAAAACCCGGGAGGAGGAATACTCCCTTAAGGAATACCTGGAAATCTGCAAACGCGACAAACTCGCGTATGCCACCTCCGCCGAACGCATGCTGGCAGCGATTGGCGAACCCGAGTTGACCGACACCCGCAACGATACACGCCTGTCGCGCATCTTCGCGAACAAAGTGATCAAGGTCTACCCTGCTTTCCGAGAGTTTTACGGCATGGAAGAAGTCATTGAGCAAGTGGTGGCTTATTTTCGGCATGCGGCACAAGGGCTGGAAGAGAAGAAACAGATTCTCTACCTGCTGGGCCCCGTGGGTGGCGGCAAGTCATCCATCGCCGAAAAACTGAAATATCTGATGGAAAAGGTGCCGTTTTATTGCATCAAAGGGTCTCCGGTCAACGAATCGCCACTGGGCCTGTTCAGTGAAGATGAAGATGGCCCGATCCTGGAAGAAGACTACGGCATTCCGCGCCGTTACCTGAAAACGATCATGTCGCCCTGGGCCGTCAAGCGGTTGCATGAATTCAACGGCGACATCAATCAGTTCCGCGTCGTCAAACGTTATCCATCCGTACTGAAGCAGATTGCCGTATCGAAGACGGAACCAGGCGATGAGAACAATCAAGATATCTCGTCACTGGTCGGCAAAGTGGATATCCGCAAGCTGGAGGAATACGCGCAGGATGATCCGGATGCCTATAGCTACTCAGGTGGCCTGTGCCTGGCCAACCAAGGGCTGATGGAATTTGTAGAAATGTTCAAAGCGCCGATCAAGGTGCTGCACCCCTTGCTGACCGCCACCCAGGAAAGCAACTTCAAGGGCACTGAAGGCTTTGGCGCCATCCCGTTCGATGGCATCGTGCTGGCGCATTCCAATGAATCGGAATGGAAGCAGTTCAAGAACAATCGCAACAACGAGGCTTTCCTCGACCGGATCTACATCGTCAAGGTACCGTACTGCCTGCGTGTCAGCGAAGAGGTGAAGATCTACGAGAAGCTGGTTCGCAACTCTTCTCTCTCCAAAGCGCCCTGCGCACCTGGCACACTGAAGATGATGGCACAGTTTGCGGTACTGTCGCGACTGAAAGAGCCGGAGAACTCCAGCGTCTACTCCAAGATGCAGGTGTACGATGGCGAGAACCTGAAGGATACCGATCCGAAAGCCAAATCGATGCAGGAATACCGCGACTACGCGGGTGTCGACGAAGGCATGAATGGGTTGTCCACCCGGTTTGCATTCAAGATTCTGTCAAAGGTATTCAACTTTGACCATACCGAAGTGGCAGCCAATCCGGTGCATCTCCTGTATGTACTGGAACAGCAGGTGGAGCGCGAGCAGTTTCCGCCCGAGTCTGAACAGAAATACATGGCCTATATCAAGGAATACCTCGCGCAACGCTATGTGGAATTCATTGGCAAGGAGATTCAGACAGCCTATCTGGAAAGTTATTCGGAGTATGGCCAGAACATTTTCGACCGTTATGTGACCTTTGCCGACTTCTGGATTCAGGATCAGGAATTCCGCGATCCAGACACCGGCGAAAGTTTCGACCGCAACTCATTGAACAATGAGCTGGAAAAAATTGAGAAGCCAGCCGGCATTTCGAATCCGAAAGACTTCCGCAACGAGATCGTCAACTTCGTGTTGCGGGCACGGGCGCAAAATGGCGGCAAGAATCCGACCTGGACCAGCTACGAAAAACTCCGGACGGTCATCGAGAAGAAGATGTTCTCGAACACCGAAGAGC